The Cellulosimicrobium cellulans genome contains the following window.
TCGACGGGCGGCGCGTCGTCGTCTCCGGCTCGGGCAACGTCGCGACCTACGCGACCGCCAAGGCCCAGCAGCTCGGTGCGAACGTCGTGGCGTTCTCCGACTCCTCCGGCTACGTCGTCGACGAGGCCGGCGTGGACCTCGACCTGCTCCGCCAGGTCAAGGAGGTCGAGCGTGGCCGCGTCGCCGACTACGCGGCCCGCCGCCCGGGGGCGCGCGTCGTCACCGACGGCTCCATCTGGGACGTGCCGTGCGACGTCGCGCTCCCGTGCGCGACGCAGAACGAGCTCGACGAGAGCGCGGCCAAGCAGCTCGTCGCGAACGGCGTCGTCGCGGTCGCCGAGGGCGCCAACATGCCGACGACGCCCTCCGCCGTCGCGCTCCTGCAGGAGGCGGGCGTGCTCTTCGCGCCCGGCAAGGCCGCGAACGCCGGCGGCGTCGCGACCTCGGCGCTCGAGATGCAGCAGAACGCGTCGCGCGACGCGTGGTCGTTCGAGTACACGGAGGAGCGGCTCGCGCAGATCATGGCGGGCATCCACGACCGCTGCGTCGAGACCGCCGACGAGTACGGCGCGCCCGGCAACTACGTGCTCGGCGCCAACGTCGCCGGCTTCACCAAGGTCGCCGACGCGATCCTCGCGCTCGGCGTCATCTGACCGTCGTCTACCCTGGCCCACGGCCGCCGTCGTGCACACCGCGCGACGTGACGGCCGTCGGACCGGACGACGGGAGAACGCAGTGACGACCACCGACCCGGAGGGCCCCGCAGTGCGCGCGGGCCGCGACGTCGTGCTCGAGCTCGCGGTGCAGGACCCGGACGGTGTCCGGGTGGCCGCCGCCGTGGGCGCCCGGCGGGTCGAGCTGTGCGTCGGCCTGGGCGCGACGGGCGGGCTCACGCCGAGCGCCGGGCTCGTGGAGGCGGCGGTCGTGGCCGCTGCCGACGCTGCGAGCGGCGGTCCCGCCGTCGAGGTGCACGTCCTCGTGCGACCGCGCCCGGGCGGGTTCGTCCTCTCGGACGCCGACCTCGACGTGCAGGTCCGCGACGTCCGGGCCGCGGTCGCGGCGGGTGCGGCGGGCGTCGTGGTCGGGGCGCTGACCCCGGACGGCCTCGTGGACGTCCCTGCCGTGCGCGCCCTCGTCGAGGCCGCGGGCGGTCGCGAGGTGACGTTCCACCGCGCGGTCGACGTCGTCGCGGACCCGCTGGCGGCCCTCGACGCGCTCGCCGACGCGGGGGTGGTCCGCGTGCTCACGTCGGGCGGTGCGGCGCGCAGCATCGACGGCGTCGAGCGCCTGCGGGCCATGGCGGCGTACGCCCGCGGACCCCTGGGCGGCCGTGTCCAGGTCATGGCCGGCGGGGGAGTGCGGCCCGGGGACGTCGGCGCGCTCGTGGCCGCCGGCGTGGACGCCGTGCACCTCTCCGCGAAGCGCGTCGTCGCGGACGACGCCGGGCCCGGCGGCGGCGGCGACGCCGGCTACGAGGTCACGGACCCCGAGGTCGCCGCGGCGGCGCGCGCGGCGATCGACGCCGCGCTCTAGCGACCTCTCCGGCCGGTCCCCGTCACGCGGGGGCCGGCCGTCGCTGTGCCCGGGGGCGGCCTGGATCGGGCATGTCTCAGTTAGGTAACTTTCCTGTCGTATTCGTCGATGGCCTCGCATCGATTAGTTAGTGTTCCTGCCACACGCCTCCGGGCGCCACGACGAACGACGCGACGACGCGTCGTCCACGCGAAAGGACCGATGATGATTCGAAGCACGGCGCGCAAGCGTCTGCTCACGGCGGTTGCGCTCGTGACCGGCGTGACCCTCATGGCGACGGGCTGCTCCGGCTCCGGGAACGGCGACGGCGACGAGACCGCCGACGGTGGGCGCACGCTGAACGTGTGGGCCGGTACGCAGACGCCGATCGTCGCGAACTTCAACCCGTACTCGCCGAACCCGCTGCACGCGGCGAACGGTGCGATCTACGAGCCGCTCTTCTACTACAACAAGGCGCAGGCCGGCCCGCCGGAGCCCCGCCTCGGCGAGTCGTTCGAGTGGTCGGAGGACGGCACCGAGCTCACGGTGAAGCTCCGCGAGGGCGTCAAGTGGACCGACGGCGAGGACTTCGACGCCGACGACGTGGTCTTCTCCCAGACCAACGAGGCCGCCAAGCGCGACTTCGTGATCTCGGTCGAGGCCGTCGACCCGTACACCGTGACGTGGACGTTCGACTCGCCGCAGTTCACCTCCGAGGTCCAGATCCTCGGCACGTCGCTCGTCGTGCCGGAGCACATCTGGTCCGAGGTCGACGACCTCGTGACGTTCGCGAACGAGAACCCGGTCGGCACCGGCCCGTTCAAGGCCGACGCGGTCACCGAGGCGGCCTACACGGTCGTCGCGAACGAGGACTACTGGGACGGCGCCCCGAAGGTCAAGAAGGTCCGCTACCTCGGCATCGACGCGAACCAGAGCGCCGAGGACCTCATGACCACGGGCAAGGTCGACTGGACCGCGATGTTCGTCGCGGACCCCGACCGCATCACCGAGGACGGCCGCCTCACGATGATCAACACGCCGCAGGACCCGACGACGATCTACACCTGCGTGTCCGTCGACCTCGGCTGCACCGGCCCGCAGACCGACGTCGCGGTGCGCCAGGCGATCAACCTCGCGATGGACCGCCAGGAGATCAACGAGAAGGCGTTCGCGGGCCTCGCGGCGACGGCGTCCCCGACGTTCGCGCTGCTCGGCCGGGACGACCGCTGGATCTCGCCCGACGTCGAGGCGGAGAGCCCGCAGACGGCCGACGCCGCGGCGGCGTCGAAGGTCCTCGAGGACGCCGGCTACACCAAGGGTGCGGACGGCATCTACGAGAAGGGCGGCCAGAAGGTCGAGCTGACCCTCATCACGGTCGACGGCTGGAACGACTACAACGCCGTCGGTGACCTGCTCGTCGAGCAGGCGAAGGCCGCCGGCATCTCGATCGTCCACAACAAGGTCACGCAGCAGGAGATGTCGGACGCGCGCGTCGCGGGCACCTACCAGCTCATGGTCGGCGGCATCACGGGCCCGTCGCTGGACGACCCGTTCAGCATCTACCGCCAGTGGATGACGACGGACTACACGCGTCCGGTCGGCGAGGTCATGGAGTCCGGCCTCTTCAACTACGTGCGCTACACCAACCCGACGGTCGACGCCGCGGTCGAGGCGGCCGCCTCGACGAACGACGAGGCCGCGAAGCAGGAGCAGTACGCGGTCATCCAGGAGGAGATCGTCCGCGACCTGCCCTACATCCCCGTCGTCGTGAACGCCTCGCAGACGTTCATGGACACGAAGGACTTCACGGGCTGGCCGACCGAGGACGACCTCTACGCCTTCCCGCCGTCGTGGAGCACGGTCTCGCTGGGCGTCGTGCTCTCGAAGCTCGAGCCGACGAGCTGATGCGACCGCGCCGAGGAGGAGGACCGGGGAACGAGGGACACGCATCATGAGGTACTACGCACGACGGATCACGTTCTACGTGATCACCCTCTGGGCAGCGGTCTCGCTGAACTTCCTGATCCCGAAGCTCATGCCTGGTGACCCCAAGCAGATCTTCATCGACAAGTTCCTGCGCAAGGGCGGCGAGCTGACGCCCCAGATGCAGAACAGCATCGACCTCCTCTTCGGCGCGGACGGCGACGCCTCCCTGTGGGACCAGTACGTGGACTACTGGGGGCGTCTGTTCCAGGGAGATCTCGGGATCTCCATCACCTACTACCCCCAGCCCGTCACCGAGCTGATCGGCCAGGCCCTCCCCTGGACGGTCGGGCTCGTGGGACTCGCGACGATCATCTCGTTCGTCCTGGGTGTCGGGCTGGGGGCGTGGGCCGGCTGGAAGCGCGGCACGTGGGTGGACAGCATCATCCCCGCGTCGACGCTCCTCCAGGCGGTGCCCTACTTCTGGCTCGCCCTCATCCTCGTCTCGGTCTTCTCGGTCTCGACCGGGTGGTTCCCGCGGATCGGCAGCTACGACATCTTCGGCTTCGACAACGGCCCGGAGTGGTCGTGGGCGTTCGTCGGCAGCGTGATCTACCACGGGTTCCTGCCCGCGCTGACGATCGTGCTCTCGTCCGTGGGGGGCTGGCTGCTCGGGATGCGCAACATGATGGTGTCCACGCTGTCCGAGGACTACGTCACGACGGCCGAGGCCAAGGGCCTGCGCCGCATGCGCGTCGCGATCACCTACGCGACCCGCAACGCCGCGCTCCCGTCGTTCGCCGGGTTCGGCGTCGCGCTGGGGTTCGTCGTGGCGGGGTCGGTGGTCATGGAGCAGGTGTTCAGCTACCCGGGTCTGGGCAAGCTCCTGTTCAACGCGGTCCAGGCGAGCGACTTCGCGCTCATGCAGGGCACGTTCCTCGTGATCACGCTCGCCGTGCTCGCCGCGAACTTCCTCATGGACATCATCTACGGATTCATCGACCCGAGGGCGCGCGCCAATGTCTGACAACATCCGCGACACGGAGATCGTGACCCCCGCCGCCGACGCGGCACCCGTGGCCACGGTCGTGGCCGACGGCCTCGCGCCGGCGACGACGACCGAGGGGATCGTCCCGGACGTGCGGGACGTTCCTGCGGCGCTCGACCAGGACGCCCCCGCCGCGCCCGCGCGCCGGGGCCTGCGGGCGATGCTCCCGCGGCGGTCCGGCAAGCTCACCGCGGGGATCGTCCTCGTGGTCGGCATCCTGCTGTTCACGTTCGTCGCGCCGTTCTTCACGCAGGACCCCCGCTCCACGGCGAACGCGCGGTTCCTGCCGCCGAGCGCCGAGCACCTGCTCGGCACCAACCACATCGGGAACGACATCTTCGCCCAGGTGGCGTACGGCGGGCAGGGCTCGCTCATGGTGGGTCTCGTCGCCGGCGCGATCGCGCTCGTGCTGTCGATCGTGTTCGGCATCGTCGCGGGGTACCGCGGGCGGTTCACCGACGAGGCGCTCTCGCTCGTCACGAACATCATGCTCGTCATCCCGGGCCTGCCGCTGATCATCGTCATCTCGGCGTACCTGCAGACGCGGTCGCTCATCATCGTGGCCGTGATCCTCGGCCTGACGGCCTGGCCGGGCGCGGCGATCGTGCTCCGGATGCAGGCGAAGTCGCTGCGCGCCCGCGACTACGTGTCCGCGGCGCGGGTCGCGGGGGAGAAGACGCCGCGGATCATCCTCGTGGAGATCTTCCCCAACCTCCTGCCGCTGCTCACGGCGCAGTTCCTCGGCGCGGTGCTCCTCGCGATCCTCGCCGAGGCGGGGCTGTCGTTCCTCGGGCTCGGCCCGTCGGGCTCGATCACGTGGGGCACGATCCTCAACCAGGCGAGCGCGAACAACGCGCTGAGCCTCGGCATGTGGTGGTGGTTCGTCCCGCCGGGCCTGCTCATCGCGCTCTTCGGCTGCGGGCTCGCGCTCATCAACTTCAGCCTGGACGAGATCATCAACCCCCGGCTGCGCCTCGGCCCGGCCGCGGTCAAGAGCGTGCGCAAGGCCCGCAAGGCCGGCCTCGCCGCGGACGCGGACCCCGACGCCGCGGGGTCCGACGCCCCCGGCGCCGACGGCGGCGACCCTGACGGCACGGACACCGACGCCGACGACGCGAAGGAGACGGTGGGCGCATGACCGCCACGACCACGGCCGCCGGGCCGCTGACCAGCGACGGCCACGCCGCCTACCTCGTCGGCAAGGAGCCGGTGCTCACCGCGCGGCACGTCTCGATCGACTACGAGGTCGAGCCGGTCGTCCACGCCGTCAAGGACGTGTCGCTCACGCTGCACCGTGGCGAGATCCTCGGCCTCGCGGGCGAGTCGGGCTGCGGCAAGACGACGCTCGCGTACGGGATCAACCGCCTCCTCAAGCCCCCGGCGCTCCTGACGTCCGGGACGGTGACGTTCCACGACCAGGACGGCGGCGACGTCGACGTCGTCGCGCTCTCCGGTGACGCCCTGCGTGCGTTCCGGTGGGACAAGGTCTCCATGGTGTTCCAGGGCGCCATGAACTCGCTCAACCCGGTCATCAGCGTGCGCGACCAGCTCGGGGACGTCCTCAAGACCCACCGGCCGGGGATGTCGCGCAGGGACCGGGCGACCCGGTCCGCGGAGCTCCTCGAGCTCGTGGGGGTCGACCCGCTGCGCCTCGACAGCTACGCGCACGAGCTGTCGGGCGGCATGCGGCAGCGCGTCATGATCGCGATGGCGCTCGCGCTCAACCCGCAGGTCATGATCATGGACGAGCCGACGACGGCGCTCGACGTCGTCGTCCAGCGCGGGATCCTGCGCGAGATCATGCGGCTGCGCGAGCAGCTCGGGTTCGCCGTCGTGTTCATCACGCACGACCTCCCGCTCCTGCTGGAGATCAGCGACCGCATCGCGGTGATGCTCCGCGGCGAGATCGTCGAGATCGACACGGCGGAGTCGATCTTCGAGGGCGCCCAGCACCCGTACACGCGACGCCTGCTGGGCTCGTTCCCGAGCCTCACGGGCGACCGCGGCTCGTTCGTCCGCACGGGCGAGGGCACCGGCGAGAGCCAGGAAGGACCGCACGCATGAGCACCCTCGAGGTCCGCAACCTGGTCAAGGACTTCTCGATCCGCAAGGGGCTGCGCCGCACGCGCCTGCGCGCGGTGAACGACGTGTCGTTCACCCTGGAGCCGGGCAAGACGATCGCGGTCGTCGGGGAGTCCGGCTCGGGCAAGTCGACGGTGGCGCGCATGATCGCCCAGCTCGAGACGCCGACGTCGGGCGAGATCCTGCTGGACGGCACGCCGTCGGCGACCCGAGGCCGGGGCCTCGACGCCTACCGGCACGACGTGCAGATGGTGTTCCAGGACCCGTTCGCGTCGCTCAACCCGTTCCACACGGTGGGCCACCACCTCGAGCGGCCGCTGCGCCTGCACAAGGTCGCCCGCGGGCGGGAGGCGCTCGACGCGCGGGTCCACGAGCTCCTGGAGCGCGTGAACCTCACCCCGGCGCCCGTGTTCGCGGCCAAGCAGCCGCACGAGATGTCGGGCGGGCAGCGCCAGCGGGTCGCGATCGCCCGGGCCCTCGCGCCGGGTGCGCGCTTCCTCGTGGCCGACGAGCCGGTGTCGATGCTCGACGTGTCGATCCGCCTCGGGGTGCTCAACCTGCTGGCGCGCCTGCAGCGCGAGGAGAACCTCGGGGTCCTCTACATCACGCACGACCTCGCGACCGCGCGGCACTTCAGCGACGAGATCCTCGTGATGTTCCGGGGGAACGTCGTCGAGCGCGGGCCGTCGGACCAGGTGATCCTCGACCCCCAGCACGACTACACGAAGCTGCTCCTCGGCGCTGCGCCCGAGCCCCAGAACCACGGGAGGCTCCGCGAGGAGGTGCGCCGCGAGCTCGCGGCGGCCGCGACAGGCTCGGGCGACGACGCCGCACGGGACCGGTTCGGCACCCGCGGGATGTGAGACCGGCGCACCCGTCGCCCGCTCGATCCGGGCGGCGGGTGCTGCCTCGACCGTACGCGTCGGTGGTGGCGCGTACCCGTCGCGCGGGCCAGGTCTGTCGGACGCCCTGGCCCGCGCGCCCTCCTGCGCACGCACGGTCGTCCCCGACCCGGAGGCAGCTCGGGAGGCGGTCGGGCGGCAGACGGCCCGGCGGCGGATGGGTAGGGTCGGGCTCGTGCCCGCCCGTCATCTGCTCCTCGCCCGCCCCGCCGAGACCCCGGCGCCGACGCCCTCCGTGGACCCGGCCGCCACCGTGACCGGCGCGCTCGCGGCGCTGCGCCGCGAGATGGAGATCCCGGAGTCGTTCCCCGCCGCGGTGCTCGCCGAGGCGGAGGCCGTCGTCCGCGACGGGGGCGCCGTCGTCGGCGACGGCCGTGTCGACCTGCGGGACGTGCCGTTCGTGACGATCGACCCGCCCGGGTCGATGGACCTCGACCAGGCGCTCCACCTCGAGCGCGCCGGGGACGACCCGGCAGGTCCCGCGGGTGCGGCCTTCGTGGTGCACTACGCCATCGCCGACGTCGGCGCGTTCGTCGCGCCGGGCGGGGCGATCGACGCGGAGGTGCACGAGCGCGGGACGACCCTCTACGCGCCCGACGGCCGTACCCCGCTGCACCCCGCGGTGCTCTCCGAGGGGGCGGCGAGCCTCCTGCCGGACCAGGAGCGCCCGGCGGCGGCGTGGCGCGTCGTGCTGGACGCGCGCGGCGAGATCCTCGACGCGACGGTGCGCCGCGCCGTCGTGCGGTCGACGCGGCGACTCACCTACGACGAGGCCCAGGCCACGATCGACGCGGGCGGGTCCGAGGACGCGGGCGGGGCCGCGCTCCTGCTGCTCCGCGAGGTGGGCGAGCTGCGGCTCGCGCGCGAGCGCGAGCGCGGGGGAGTGTCGCTCGAGGTGCCGGAGCAGGAGATCGTCACGCGCGACGACGGCGCGTTCGGCCTCGAGTTCCGGTCGACCCTCCCGGCCGAGGGGTGGAACGCCCAGATCTCGCTGCTCACGGGGATCGCGGCGGCGCGCCTCATGCGCGCGGGCGGCGTCGGCGTCTTCCGCGCGCTGCCGGAGGCCGACCCGCGCGACCTCGCGCGCCTGCGGCGCACCGCGCGCGCCCTCGGCATCGACTGGCCGCGCGAGACGGCGTACGCGGACCTCGTGCCGACCCTCGACTCGCGCGTCCCGCGCCACGCGGCCTTCCTCAACGAGGCGACGTCGCTCTTCCGCGGGGCGTCGTACGAGGCGTTCGGGGGGACGGGCCAGGAACCCGGCGTGCCCGACGACGCTGCGCACGCCGCGATCGGCGCCGAGTACGCGCACGTCACCGCGCCGCTGCGACGGCTCGTGGACCGGTACGGCACGGAGGTCTGCCTCGCGCTGTGCGCGGGCGTTGAGGTGCCGCGCTGGGTGCTCGACGCGCTGCCCGGGCTGCCGCGCACGATGGCGCGGACGGGCCAGCGCGCGGGGTCGTACGAGCGCGCGATCGTCGACGTCGTCGAGGCGGCGCTGCTGAGCGGGCGCGAGGGGGAGGAGTTCGACGGCGTCGTCGTCGACGTCGAGGACGACCGGGAGCGCGGCCGGCGCCTCGAGCGGGAGGGCGGCGACGCGTCGGGTGCGCGGCGCGGCCAGGTGGTGCTCACCGACCCCGCGGTCCGCGCGCCGGTCGAGAGCACCGAGGGCGCCGACCTCCCGCTCGGCGACCCCGTGCGCGCGACGCTGCGCGAGGCGTCGGTGGCGGAGCGCCGCGTCCGGTTCACCGTCGGCTGAGGGTGGGCGGGGCGACCTAGGCTGGTCCTCGTGCCCGCCCGACGACGTACCGACCCGGCCGCCGGCCGCCTCGCCCTCGCGGCGTGGCGCGCCGACCCCGCCGACCGCAGGGCCGTGACGACCGCGGTGCGGTTCACGCTCGAGGAGCTCGCGGACGTGGCGCCCGGGCACACGGTCGAGGTGCGCGTGCCGCCGGCAGGCGCGGTGCAGGCGGTCGAGGGCCCTCGGCACACGCGAGGGACGCCGCCCAACGTCGTGGAGACGGACCCGCAGACGTGGCTCGGCCTCGTGACCGGCGCGCTCGCGTGGGCCGAGGCCGTCGCCGACGGCCGTGTCCGCGCGTCGGGCGAGCGGTCCGACATCTCGTGGCTCCTGCCGCTCCAGGCGGCACGCCCTCGCTGAGGTCGCGCTCCGGACCGGGCGTCCGGGACGGGTGTGTTACCGGTGCGTAACGTTCTCGCCCCCAGGTCTGGCGGCGCGCGACGCGGAGGGCTAGCGTCCGATGATGATCGGCCGCCGTCCGTGCGGGCGCTCGCGGCACGACGACGTGCGGCGACGTTCTCGCGGCGGTGACGTGGCAGCAACCGCCCGTTCATCCAGGTGGGGTGCGATGTCCTGCGGAGGCAGGGCGTCGACCCGTCCGAGTCGTGGACTGGATCGATGGACGCGCGACTGCTGCCCGGCCGTCCGCACGAGATGAAGGAGTCAGCGTGACCGACCACCAGCACCTGCGGCGACGGAGGGTGGTGGCGGGCACGTTGACCGTGGCCCTCGCCGCGCCGCTCTCCGTCGCGGCGGCCACCGCCGCGAGCGCGGCGCCCGACGGGTCGGGCCTCGTCATCAACGAGGCCTACCTGAGCGGCGGCAGCGCCAACGCCCCCTACACCCACAAGTTCGTCGAGCTGTACAACCCCACGCAGGCGGCGATCGACCTCTCCGGCATGTCGCTCCAGTACCGCTCGGCGACGGGGACGGGCGCCTTCACCGGCGTCACGCCGCTGACCGGTACGGTCGCGCCCGGGGGCTACTTCCTCGTGCAGGGTGGCTCCAACGGGTCGACCGGCGCGGCGCTGCCGACGCCGGACGCGACCGGGGGCCTCAACCCGTCGGGCACGACGGGCACCCTCGCGCTCGTGCGCTCCACCTCGGCGGTCACGTTGCCCGCGGGCAACGCCGCGGGTGCCGCGAACGTCGTGGACCTCGTCGGGTACGGGACGTCGAACACGTTCGAGACCGCCGTGAGCCCCGCGCCGTCGGCCAACAACGTGCCGGCGTCGATCAACCGCACCGGGTTCGCGGACACGGACGACAACAGCAAGGACTTCACGCTCTCCAGCAGCGTCACCCCGCAGAACAGCGGTGACGACGGCGGCGGACCGGGCCCCGAGCCGGGCGAGGTCGTCCCGATCGCGGAGATCCAGGGCACCGGTGCGACGAGCCCCCTCGTCGGCCAGACCGTCACGACGCGCGGCGTCGTCACCGCCACCTACCCCACCGGCGGCTACGACGGCTTCTACCTGCAGACCGAGGGTACGGGCGGCGACCTCGACGCCTCGCACACGGCGTCGGACGCGATCTTCGTCTACTCCAAGGCCGGGGCCGCGGCCGTGCAGGTCGGCGACCACGTCGAGGTCACGGGCGCGGTGTCCGAGTACTTCACGCTGACGCAGATCACGCCCGCGGCGGGCGGCTGGACGGTCCTCGACGAGGCGGCCGAGGCGGTCAAGCCCGCGAACGTCGCGTTCCCCGCGACCGACGCCGCGCGCGAGGTGCTCGAGGGCATGCTCGTGCAGCCCGCGGGCGACTACGTCGTCGCGGACAACTACGACACGAACTTCTACGGCTCGTTCCTGCTCGCCGCGGGCACGGACCCGTTCGTCCAGCCGACGTCGGCCGGGCGTCCGGGCAGCGCGGAGGCCGCGGCCGCCGTCGCGGACCGCGCGGCGCGCGGTGTCGTGCTCGACGACGGGGCGACGACCAACTTCAACAACACGGCGAACAAGGGCATCCCGCTCCCGTACCTCACGGGCGGGGCGCCGGCGCGCGTCGGCGCGGGCGTGTCCTTCACGACGCCGGTCATCCTCGACTACCGCTTCGACGCGTGGACGTTCCAGCCGCTCACGCAGCTCACCGCGGGTGACGGCGGGAACGCCGCCACGGTGCAGCCGGCCTCGTTCGCGAACACGCGCGAGGACGCCCCGGCCGAGGTCGGGGGCGACCTATCGGTCGCGACGTTCAACGTGCTCAACTACTTCACGACGACGGGCGACCAGCTCACGGGCTGCACGTACTACACGGACCGCGCGGGCAACCCGATCACGGTCAACCGTGGCTGCGACGCCCGCGGCGCGGCGAACGCCGAGAACCTCGAGCGCCAGGAGACCAAGATCGTCGCGGCGATCGACGCGCTCGACGCCGACGTCGTCGCGCTCATGGAGATCGAGAACTCGACGCCGTTCGGCAAGGACCGCGACCAGGCGCTCTCGGACCTCGTCGACGCGCTCAACGAGGCCGCGGGCGCCGACGAGTGGGCGTTCGTCCCGTCGCCGGCCGCGCTGCCGGACGAGGAGGACGTGATCCGGCTCGCGTACATCTACCAGGTGGACGCGGCCGAGCCGGTCGGGGACTCGCGGATCCTGCTCGACGACCCGGCGTTCGTCAACGCGCGCGAGCCGCTCGCGCAGGTGTTCCAGCCGGCAGGCGGGGTCTCCGAGGGTGACGACGCCGCGGGCGACGACGTGCTCGTCGTCGCGAACCACCTCAAGTCGAAGGGCTCCGGCACGCCCGTGCTGCCCGGCGACGAGGACTCGGGCGACGGCCAGGGCGCGTTCAACGCGTCGCGCGTCGCGCAGGCGACGGCACTCGTCGGCTTCGCGGAGGACGTCGCGGCGGACGCGGGCACGGACAAGATCCTGCTCGCGGGCGACTTCAACTCGTACTCCCAGGAGGACCCGCTCGAGGTCCTCAAGGACGCGGGCTACGCCGACCTCGGCGAGACGACCGGCGAGCACACCTACCTGTTCGACGGGTACGTCGGCTCGCTCGACCACGTGTTCGCCTCGGCGGGCGCGGCGAGCGCCGTCACCGGCACGGACGTGTGGAACATCAACTCGGTCGAGCCCATCGCCAACGAGTACAGCCGGTACAACTACAACGCGTCGATCCTCTACGACACGACGCCGTTCCGGTCGTCCGACCACGACCCGGTGCTCGTCGGCCTCCAGCTCGGCGACGCCGGGCCGGGCACCACGCAGCTCGACCTGCTGGCGATCAACGACTTCCACGGTCGCATCGACGCCAACACCGTGAAGTTCGCGGGCACGATCGAGCAGCTGCGCGCGGCGAACCCCGACGGGACGGCCTTCGTCTCGGCGGGCGACAACATCGGCGCCTCCCTGTTCGCGTCGGCGCTCCAGCAGGACCAGCCGACGATCGACGTGCTGAACGCGCTCGACCTCGCGGCCTCCGCCGTCGGCAACCACGAGTTCGACCAGGGCTTCGCGGACCTCACGGGCCGTGTGAGCGACGAGGCCGACTGGGCCTACCTGGGCGCGAACGTGTACGACAAGGGCACGACGAACCCGGCACTGCCCGAGTACCAGGTGGTCGAGA
Protein-coding sequences here:
- a CDS encoding ABC transporter permease, with protein sequence MRYYARRITFYVITLWAAVSLNFLIPKLMPGDPKQIFIDKFLRKGGELTPQMQNSIDLLFGADGDASLWDQYVDYWGRLFQGDLGISITYYPQPVTELIGQALPWTVGLVGLATIISFVLGVGLGAWAGWKRGTWVDSIIPASTLLQAVPYFWLALILVSVFSVSTGWFPRIGSYDIFGFDNGPEWSWAFVGSVIYHGFLPALTIVLSSVGGWLLGMRNMMVSTLSEDYVTTAEAKGLRRMRVAITYATRNAALPSFAGFGVALGFVVAGSVVMEQVFSYPGLGKLLFNAVQASDFALMQGTFLVITLAVLAANFLMDIIYGFIDPRARANV
- a CDS encoding RNB domain-containing ribonuclease codes for the protein MPARHLLLARPAETPAPTPSVDPAATVTGALAALRREMEIPESFPAAVLAEAEAVVRDGGAVVGDGRVDLRDVPFVTIDPPGSMDLDQALHLERAGDDPAGPAGAAFVVHYAIADVGAFVAPGGAIDAEVHERGTTLYAPDGRTPLHPAVLSEGAASLLPDQERPAAAWRVVLDARGEILDATVRRAVVRSTRRLTYDEAQATIDAGGSEDAGGAALLLLREVGELRLARERERGGVSLEVPEQEIVTRDDGAFGLEFRSTLPAEGWNAQISLLTGIAAARLMRAGGVGVFRALPEADPRDLARLRRTARALGIDWPRETAYADLVPTLDSRVPRHAAFLNEATSLFRGASYEAFGGTGQEPGVPDDAAHAAIGAEYAHVTAPLRRLVDRYGTEVCLALCAGVEVPRWVLDALPGLPRTMARTGQRAGSYERAIVDVVEAALLSGREGEEFDGVVVDVEDDRERGRRLEREGGDASGARRGQVVLTDPAVRAPVESTEGADLPLGDPVRATLREASVAERRVRFTVG
- a CDS encoding copper homeostasis protein CutC, whose amino-acid sequence is MTTTDPEGPAVRAGRDVVLELAVQDPDGVRVAAAVGARRVELCVGLGATGGLTPSAGLVEAAVVAAADAASGGPAVEVHVLVRPRPGGFVLSDADLDVQVRDVRAAVAAGAAGVVVGALTPDGLVDVPAVRALVEAAGGREVTFHRAVDVVADPLAALDALADAGVVRVLTSGGAARSIDGVERLRAMAAYARGPLGGRVQVMAGGGVRPGDVGALVAAGVDAVHLSAKRVVADDAGPGGGGDAGYEVTDPEVAAAARAAIDAAL
- a CDS encoding ABC transporter substrate-binding protein, yielding MIRSTARKRLLTAVALVTGVTLMATGCSGSGNGDGDETADGGRTLNVWAGTQTPIVANFNPYSPNPLHAANGAIYEPLFYYNKAQAGPPEPRLGESFEWSEDGTELTVKLREGVKWTDGEDFDADDVVFSQTNEAAKRDFVISVEAVDPYTVTWTFDSPQFTSEVQILGTSLVVPEHIWSEVDDLVTFANENPVGTGPFKADAVTEAAYTVVANEDYWDGAPKVKKVRYLGIDANQSAEDLMTTGKVDWTAMFVADPDRITEDGRLTMINTPQDPTTIYTCVSVDLGCTGPQTDVAVRQAINLAMDRQEINEKAFAGLAATASPTFALLGRDDRWISPDVEAESPQTADAAAASKVLEDAGYTKGADGIYEKGGQKVELTLITVDGWNDYNAVGDLLVEQAKAAGISIVHNKVTQQEMSDARVAGTYQLMVGGITGPSLDDPFSIYRQWMTTDYTRPVGEVMESGLFNYVRYTNPTVDAAVEAAASTNDEAAKQEQYAVIQEEIVRDLPYIPVVVNASQTFMDTKDFTGWPTEDDLYAFPPSWSTVSLGVVLSKLEPTS
- a CDS encoding ABC transporter ATP-binding protein, which translates into the protein MTATTTAAGPLTSDGHAAYLVGKEPVLTARHVSIDYEVEPVVHAVKDVSLTLHRGEILGLAGESGCGKTTLAYGINRLLKPPALLTSGTVTFHDQDGGDVDVVALSGDALRAFRWDKVSMVFQGAMNSLNPVISVRDQLGDVLKTHRPGMSRRDRATRSAELLELVGVDPLRLDSYAHELSGGMRQRVMIAMALALNPQVMIMDEPTTALDVVVQRGILREIMRLREQLGFAVVFITHDLPLLLEISDRIAVMLRGEIVEIDTAESIFEGAQHPYTRRLLGSFPSLTGDRGSFVRTGEGTGESQEGPHA
- a CDS encoding ABC transporter permease, with protein sequence MSDNIRDTEIVTPAADAAPVATVVADGLAPATTTEGIVPDVRDVPAALDQDAPAAPARRGLRAMLPRRSGKLTAGIVLVVGILLFTFVAPFFTQDPRSTANARFLPPSAEHLLGTNHIGNDIFAQVAYGGQGSLMVGLVAGAIALVLSIVFGIVAGYRGRFTDEALSLVTNIMLVIPGLPLIIVISAYLQTRSLIIVAVILGLTAWPGAAIVLRMQAKSLRARDYVSAARVAGEKTPRIILVEIFPNLLPLLTAQFLGAVLLAILAEAGLSFLGLGPSGSITWGTILNQASANNALSLGMWWWFVPPGLLIALFGCGLALINFSLDEIINPRLRLGPAAVKSVRKARKAGLAADADPDAAGSDAPGADGGDPDGTDTDADDAKETVGA
- a CDS encoding ABC transporter ATP-binding protein, producing MSTLEVRNLVKDFSIRKGLRRTRLRAVNDVSFTLEPGKTIAVVGESGSGKSTVARMIAQLETPTSGEILLDGTPSATRGRGLDAYRHDVQMVFQDPFASLNPFHTVGHHLERPLRLHKVARGREALDARVHELLERVNLTPAPVFAAKQPHEMSGGQRQRVAIARALAPGARFLVADEPVSMLDVSIRLGVLNLLARLQREENLGVLYITHDLATARHFSDEILVMFRGNVVERGPSDQVILDPQHDYTKLLLGAAPEPQNHGRLREEVRRELAAAATGSGDDAARDRFGTRGM